Proteins encoded in a region of the Zea mays cultivar B73 chromosome 2, Zm-B73-REFERENCE-NAM-5.0, whole genome shotgun sequence genome:
- the LOC100282290 gene encoding RING-H2 finger protein ATL2L → MTFPLVCYCYAVPRPVAALLKLLHAAVLVFVLLLSFLGLYEFSYDPEDHAPPAINGGRPRPEAVKRRLPLVEFLELVDSSSSPSSGLGAEPTCRVCLEWLEAKDEVRRLGNCTHAFHTRCIDRWIDLGEVTCPLCRSHLLPRRRAGLLGMARLG, encoded by the coding sequence ATGACCTTCCCGCTGGTTTGCTACTGCTACGCGGTGCCGCGCCCCGTGGCCGCGCTGCTCAAGCTCCTCCACGCCGCCGTGCTCGTGTTCGTGCTGCTCCTCTCCTTCCTCGGCCTCTACGAGTTCTCCTACGACCCCGAGGATCACGCGCCACCAGCCATCAACGGCGGCCGCCCCAGGCCAGAGGCGGTGAAGCGGCGCCTCCCGCTCGTCGAGTTCCTGGAGCTGGTGGATTCGTCGTCGTCACCGTCGTCGGGGCTGGGGGCGGAGCCGACGTGCCGGGTGTGCCTCGAGTGGCTTGAGGCCAAGGACGAGGTGCGGCGGCTGGGCAACTGCACCCACGCGTTCCACACGCGATGCATCGACCGCTGGATCGACCTGGGCGAGGTGACGTGCCCGCTTTGCCGCTCCCACCTGCTGCCGCGCCGGCGCGCCGGCCTACTCGGCATGGCACGGCTCGGCTAG